One window of the Trifolium pratense cultivar HEN17-A07 linkage group LG2, ARS_RC_1.1, whole genome shotgun sequence genome contains the following:
- the LOC123909736 gene encoding uncharacterized protein LOC123909736, protein MRAKRSSSTSLCNVFKACFSSGNNDEYWEGSGIGRRMFASDEDRGCFVAEPGIDRKASDFIAKYYATRVTDSQSQFAS, encoded by the coding sequence ATGAGAGCTAAGAGGTCTTCTTCTACTTCTTTATGCAATGTGTTCAAGGCATGTTTCTCAAGTGGAAACAATGATGAGTATTGGGAAGGTAGTGGAATTGGAAGAAGAATGTTTGCAAGTGATGAAGATAGAGGTTGTTTTGTTGCTGAGCCTGGTATTGATAGGAAAGCTTCTGATTTCATTGCTAAATACTATGCTACTAGAGTCACTGATTCTCAAAGCCAATTTGCAtcttga